A region from the Simiduia sp. 21SJ11W-1 genome encodes:
- a CDS encoding alpha-amylase family glycosyl hydrolase, translating into MNYSALAKGLALCALLAGCERAPEATTPAKTTSAPKSAAAASTASDASGPQKAVVYQVFTRLYGNTQTANVPWGTAEQNGVGKFSDFTDTALADIKSLGTTHVWYTGVPHHALARDYTAFGISNDDPDVIKGRAGSPYAVKDYYSVNPDLAEDPAQRLAEFDALIARTHSHGMKVLIDIVPNHVARNYESLGAPAGVEDFGAKDDTSKTYARDNNFYYVVGEAFQVPEATDGYQPLGGDAHPLVDGKFAENPAKWTGNGSRAAQPDINDWYETVKVNYGVRPDGSYDFPRLPPQLRGAHWREHAAFWADKDVPDSWQKFHHITQFWLARGVDGFRYDMAEMVPVEFWSYLNSAIKQTNPQAFILAEVYNPAEYRNYIQLGLMDYLYDKVELYDTLKAIIQGRETPAAIVPIQERMQDIEHHMLHFLENHDEQRIASPEFAGNPIKALPAMVVSATLSSSPTMLYFGQDVGEPGAQDAGFGKPSRTSIFDYIGVPHHQRWMNNGAFDGGQSLDAEKALRAYYQRLMNLSVSEPAFTGNYQELHSENLGKPDYPEQLFSFARWTPAQRVLVVSNFSSKPQAVELLIPADLTEQWGELTYAKDLLEGHNITLKGHHLAFNLPAYGSAIIELGAQK; encoded by the coding sequence ATGAACTATTCAGCCCTAGCCAAAGGTCTTGCACTGTGTGCGCTGCTTGCCGGTTGCGAGCGCGCACCCGAGGCCACCACGCCCGCAAAAACCACAAGCGCCCCCAAAAGCGCAGCGGCTGCTTCCACTGCAAGTGATGCAAGTGGGCCGCAAAAAGCGGTGGTTTACCAGGTGTTCACCCGCCTGTACGGCAACACCCAAACAGCTAACGTGCCCTGGGGCACGGCAGAACAAAACGGCGTGGGTAAATTTAGCGATTTTACCGATACCGCACTGGCCGATATAAAATCCCTTGGCACCACCCACGTGTGGTACACGGGTGTGCCGCACCATGCCCTGGCACGCGACTACACGGCCTTCGGCATCAGCAATGATGACCCGGATGTTATTAAAGGCCGCGCGGGCTCACCTTATGCGGTAAAAGATTACTACAGCGTAAATCCCGATTTGGCCGAAGATCCGGCACAGCGCTTGGCTGAATTTGATGCACTTATTGCGCGCACTCACAGCCATGGCATGAAGGTGTTAATTGATATTGTGCCCAATCACGTGGCGCGCAATTATGAAAGCCTTGGCGCGCCGGCAGGCGTTGAAGATTTTGGCGCAAAAGACGACACCAGCAAAACCTACGCGCGCGACAATAATTTTTATTATGTGGTGGGCGAAGCCTTTCAGGTGCCCGAAGCCACCGATGGCTACCAACCCCTGGGCGGTGATGCCCACCCGTTAGTGGACGGTAAGTTTGCAGAAAACCCGGCCAAATGGACGGGTAATGGCTCGCGTGCGGCTCAACCTGACATCAACGACTGGTACGAAACCGTAAAGGTAAATTACGGCGTACGCCCCGATGGCAGCTACGACTTCCCACGCCTGCCGCCACAGTTGCGCGGCGCACATTGGCGCGAGCATGCAGCCTTTTGGGCCGATAAAGACGTGCCCGACAGCTGGCAAAAGTTTCACCACATCACCCAATTCTGGCTTGCCCGTGGCGTAGACGGCTTTCGCTACGACATGGCAGAAATGGTGCCCGTGGAGTTCTGGAGTTACCTCAACTCAGCCATTAAACAAACCAACCCACAGGCGTTCATTCTGGCCGAGGTGTACAACCCGGCGGAGTACCGCAACTACATTCAATTGGGGCTGATGGATTACCTCTACGACAAAGTAGAACTCTACGACACATTAAAAGCCATCATTCAGGGCCGTGAAACACCGGCGGCGATTGTGCCCATTCAGGAACGCATGCAAGACATAGAGCACCACATGCTGCACTTTTTGGAAAACCACGACGAGCAGCGCATTGCCAGCCCTGAGTTTGCCGGCAACCCAATCAAGGCGCTGCCTGCCATGGTGGTGTCTGCCACCTTGAGCAGCAGCCCCACCATGCTTTACTTCGGGCAGGATGTGGGTGAGCCGGGCGCGCAAGATGCAGGTTTCGGCAAGCCCTCACGCACCAGCATTTTCGACTACATAGGTGTGCCCCATCACCAGCGCTGGATGAACAACGGCGCCTTTGACGGCGGCCAATCCCTTGATGCCGAAAAAGCCCTGCGTGCTTATTATCAACGGCTGATGAATTTGAGCGTGAGCGAGCCGGCCTTTACCGGTAACTACCAGGAGCTGCACAGCGAAAACCTTGGCAAGCCAGATTACCCAGAACAGCTATTCAGTTTTGCCCGCTGGACACCGGCCCAGCGCGTGCTTGTGGTAAGCAATTTCTCCAGCAAGCCCCAGGCTGTTGAATTGCTGATTCCGGCAGATCTTACAGAGCAATGGGGCGAGTTGACTTACGCAAAAGATTTGCTCGAAGGCCACAACATCACACTCAAAGGCCATCACCTGGCGTTCAACTTGCCGGCCTACGGCTCAGCCATCATCGAACTGGGCGCCCAGAAATAG
- a CDS encoding alpha/beta hydrolase, translating into MADVPTGQVIVSQPLALPTLGTQRTLRIYLPPGYGQSTRRYPVLYMHDGQNLFDAATSFADEWGVDETLDQLAQEGHPFIAVGIDHGNEARIHELKPFDHPKYGKGDGKAYLHDIINTVMPHINARYRTLAGPAHTWIAGSSLGGLMSHYAALHHSNVFGAAVIFSPAYWIAEPLFEETRAQSFAADQRLYFLMGGAEGEEMVAQFQRMQVIVQPQTATSRFVFVPDGEHREHFWRAQLPAALSWLLTTGERAD; encoded by the coding sequence TTGGCCGATGTACCAACGGGCCAGGTGATTGTCAGCCAACCCCTTGCGCTGCCCACGCTCGGCACACAGCGCACCTTGCGCATTTATCTACCGCCCGGCTATGGGCAGAGCACGCGCCGCTACCCGGTGCTCTACATGCACGATGGCCAAAACCTGTTTGATGCAGCCACAAGTTTTGCCGACGAATGGGGCGTAGATGAGACGCTGGATCAACTGGCGCAAGAAGGCCACCCGTTTATTGCTGTGGGTATCGACCATGGCAATGAGGCGCGCATTCATGAACTTAAACCCTTCGATCACCCGAAGTACGGCAAAGGTGACGGCAAGGCCTATTTGCACGACATCATCAATACCGTCATGCCCCACATCAACGCCCGTTATCGCACCCTTGCCGGGCCCGCGCACACTTGGATAGCAGGCAGCTCGCTGGGTGGTTTAATGAGCCACTACGCGGCGCTGCACCACTCAAACGTGTTCGGCGCAGCGGTGATTTTTTCACCCGCTTACTGGATTGCCGAACCGCTGTTTGAAGAAACCCGGGCACAATCTTTTGCCGCCGATCAGCGGCTCTATTTTTTAATGGGTGGGGCCGAGGGTGAAGAAATGGTGGCGCAGTTTCAGCGCATGCAAGTGATAGTTCAACCGCAAACAGCAACAAGCCGTTTTGTATTTGTGCCAGATGGCGAACACCGCGAACACTTTTGGCGAGCGCAATTGCCTGCCGCGCTAAGCTGGCTACTAACCACTGGCGAGCGCGCGGATTAA
- a CDS encoding GTP-binding protein: MKTAQAFEIIQKVPTNIVTGFLGVGKTTAILHLLANKPAHERWAVLVNEFGEVGVDGSLLQGSSQDSVFIKEVPGGCMCCAAGLPMQIALNQLLRKARPHRVIIEPTGLGHPQEVLEVLGHPVYRDTLDVQRCITLVDARKLADERYRNNATFNQQLMVADLIVGHKTDLYTEADQSLLAAYIREHCGPEVPIKFASNGGLLLADLAGPCKVTRAVQAGVSLAPEAPKAREVKPVDLPATGYRVRENTGEGFQSTGWQFGPEVIFDRTRLFSWLSDVGIERAKGVFITEEGVFGYNVADGCLTEVELDDCMDSRVELIYASRTGPDNAKLLACIVGDAPQRVT; the protein is encoded by the coding sequence ATGAAAACGGCACAAGCTTTCGAAATTATTCAAAAAGTACCCACCAACATAGTGACGGGATTTCTGGGTGTGGGTAAAACCACCGCCATTTTACATTTGCTGGCCAACAAGCCCGCCCACGAGCGTTGGGCCGTTTTGGTAAATGAGTTTGGTGAGGTGGGTGTGGATGGCAGCCTGCTTCAGGGTTCATCTCAAGACAGTGTGTTTATCAAGGAGGTGCCCGGCGGCTGTATGTGTTGCGCCGCTGGCCTGCCCATGCAAATTGCGCTCAACCAATTGCTGCGCAAGGCGCGACCGCACCGCGTGATCATCGAACCTACGGGGTTGGGCCACCCGCAGGAAGTATTGGAAGTGCTGGGTCATCCCGTGTATCGCGATACTTTGGATGTGCAGCGCTGCATTACGTTAGTGGATGCGCGCAAATTGGCTGACGAGCGCTACCGCAATAACGCCACCTTTAATCAGCAGTTGATGGTGGCGGATTTAATTGTGGGCCACAAAACCGATTTGTACACAGAGGCCGATCAATCGCTACTGGCAGCTTATATCCGCGAACACTGTGGGCCGGAGGTTCCCATAAAGTTTGCCAGTAACGGCGGATTATTGCTGGCCGATTTGGCGGGCCCCTGCAAAGTTACTCGTGCAGTGCAAGCCGGCGTGAGCCTGGCGCCTGAGGCTCCCAAGGCTCGGGAGGTTAAGCCAGTGGACTTGCCCGCAACCGGTTACCGCGTGCGGGAAAATACCGGTGAGGGGTTTCAAAGTACGGGCTGGCAGTTTGGCCCTGAGGTGATTTTTGATCGCACGCGCTTGTTCAGCTGGTTAAGCGATGTTGGCATAGAGCGCGCCAAGGGCGTGTTTATTACTGAAGAGGGTGTGTTTGGCTACAACGTGGCCGACGGTTGTTTAACGGAAGTAGAGCTAGATGACTGCATGGATAGCCGCGTCGAGCTGATTTATGCAAGCCGCACCGGGCCTGATAACGCAAAATTATTGGCCTGTATTGTGGGTGATGCACCTCAACGAGTAACCTGA
- a CDS encoding choice-of-anchor X domain-containing protein — protein MKSNYLTRPTTGRFACALALGLATSVTALAQGFKHVAVTPEDAPAQQLQAAEHTGVFSHAAMVPVHAGSHTPSQTLWHDGTEASPIAFVGPDTENWQLQVIDPDGQTVLDETKGHALQVEPVQFGQQAFPGKRWQLAAEKPGRWQVNLQPSANSKNTGRTKGEVVGYLMAKGDPDYKLYAYRSTQMTVQGAKVNLVAYLVDARSERLANSRNVGQGNSRAQLLRRAPLAAAIESAQVSLTTPDNRTIELTLNDQGINGDATAGDGRYSVTLPTDQLGVYTQALRVEGVRPDGLRFNRAANDLYPVVAQQYRLAQTGAQLLIDGPDVQLQLPINIATQRPQATAEQAVFAAAELWGTNARGKPELATWVGGLAVPVATGEGNHATLSLHADGRWLSRNNLGAPFSLRAVRLQDSQHHVPLAQVAEMALAAPRDLGQQLARAPLAANGGIAPDMHAKRVGHRHLGQSDTQTEPETQTQTQTQTQTQTEIEAQRMQSHNTAGESTQAISPSAAGGVLMLVHGYCSSSAWDTNHFSNAVEFKDYKANRSHDDFAKRIRDFGASYPSFGVVAHSQGGAAALHMYARYWSGLDNASGGRLIQSVGTPYQGTALAGNLAVLGDIFGAGCGKNTDLTYSGAANWLATIPNWARAEVDYYTTSFKDRWWAYDYCHLATDLLLDDPEDGTTEKWAGQLAGAVNKGHKTGWCHTSGMRDPAQTRDTSRNSSMSSRAAR, from the coding sequence ATGAAATCAAACTACTTAACCCGGCCCACTACCGGGCGCTTTGCGTGTGCCTTGGCCCTGGGCCTGGCAACCTCTGTTACCGCCCTGGCGCAAGGGTTTAAGCACGTGGCCGTTACACCGGAAGATGCACCCGCCCAACAGCTGCAAGCCGCCGAGCACACCGGCGTTTTCAGCCACGCGGCCATGGTGCCCGTGCACGCTGGCAGCCACACCCCGAGCCAAACCCTGTGGCACGATGGCACAGAGGCCAGCCCCATTGCCTTTGTTGGGCCAGATACCGAGAACTGGCAACTGCAGGTAATAGATCCGGACGGCCAAACGGTGCTGGATGAAACCAAAGGCCATGCGCTGCAGGTGGAGCCCGTACAGTTTGGCCAGCAGGCCTTCCCCGGCAAGCGCTGGCAACTGGCGGCAGAAAAGCCCGGCCGCTGGCAGGTTAATTTGCAGCCGTCAGCAAACAGCAAGAATACCGGGCGCACCAAAGGTGAAGTGGTGGGCTACCTGATGGCCAAAGGCGACCCAGACTACAAACTTTACGCCTACCGCAGCACCCAGATGACAGTGCAAGGCGCGAAAGTAAACCTGGTGGCCTACTTGGTGGATGCCCGCAGCGAGCGGCTCGCCAACAGCCGCAATGTGGGCCAAGGCAACAGCCGGGCCCAATTGCTGCGCCGTGCCCCGCTGGCTGCAGCCATTGAGTCGGCACAGGTAAGCCTCACCACACCCGATAACCGCACAATTGAACTTACCCTTAACGATCAAGGTATCAACGGCGATGCAACCGCAGGCGATGGCCGCTACTCCGTTACCCTGCCCACCGATCAGCTGGGCGTATACACCCAAGCGCTTAGGGTGGAAGGCGTACGCCCCGATGGCCTGCGCTTTAACCGCGCAGCCAACGACCTCTACCCGGTAGTGGCCCAACAATACCGGCTGGCCCAAACGGGCGCGCAATTGCTGATAGACGGGCCTGATGTGCAACTACAACTGCCCATCAACATCGCAACCCAGCGCCCGCAAGCCACGGCCGAACAGGCGGTATTTGCCGCAGCCGAACTCTGGGGCACCAATGCCCGGGGCAAGCCGGAGCTTGCCACCTGGGTGGGTGGGCTGGCAGTGCCAGTAGCCACAGGCGAGGGCAACCACGCCACCCTTAGCCTGCACGCCGATGGCCGCTGGCTCAGCCGCAACAATTTAGGCGCGCCTTTCAGCCTGAGAGCGGTACGCCTGCAAGACAGCCAACACCATGTACCACTGGCACAGGTTGCTGAAATGGCGCTGGCCGCGCCGCGCGATCTGGGCCAGCAACTGGCGCGCGCACCTCTTGCCGCCAATGGGGGTATTGCGCCCGACATGCACGCCAAGCGCGTGGGCCATAGGCACCTGGGGCAAAGCGACACCCAAACAGAGCCCGAAACCCAAACCCAAACCCAAACCCAAACCCAAACCCAAACCGAAATCGAAGCCCAGAGAATGCAAAGCCACAACACCGCAGGCGAAAGCACGCAGGCAATCAGCCCCAGCGCCGCCGGCGGTGTGTTGATGCTGGTGCACGGCTATTGCTCCAGCAGCGCCTGGGACACCAACCACTTCAGCAACGCCGTGGAATTTAAAGACTACAAAGCCAACCGCAGCCACGACGACTTTGCCAAGCGCATCCGCGACTTTGGCGCCAGCTACCCCTCCTTCGGCGTAGTGGCCCACAGCCAAGGAGGCGCAGCCGCACTACATATGTACGCGCGTTACTGGAGCGGGCTGGATAACGCCAGCGGCGGGCGCCTGATTCAATCTGTGGGCACGCCTTACCAGGGCACGGCGCTGGCGGGCAATTTGGCGGTGCTGGGCGACATTTTTGGCGCCGGTTGCGGCAAAAATACCGACCTCACCTACAGCGGTGCGGCCAACTGGCTGGCCACCATCCCCAATTGGGCAAGGGCCGAGGTAGACTACTACACCACCTCCTTTAAAGACCGCTGGTGGGCCTACGACTACTGCCACCTGGCCACCGATTTGTTGCTGGACGACCCGGAAGACGGCACCACAGAGAAATGGGCAGGCCAGCTTGCTGGCGCGGTAAATAAAGGCCACAAAACCGGCTGGTGCCACACCTCGGGCATGCGCGACCCGGCGCAAACCCGCGACACCAGCCGCAACAGCAGCATGAGCTCGCGCGCCGCCCGCTAG
- a CDS encoding helix-turn-helix transcriptional regulator has translation MKNRLKELRAERGWTQAQLAECLAVSRQTVNAIEKQKYDPSLSLAFKVAAVFECTIEAVFSPDP, from the coding sequence GTGAAAAATCGCCTCAAGGAACTGCGCGCCGAACGCGGCTGGACGCAGGCGCAATTGGCCGAGTGTTTGGCGGTTTCGCGCCAAACCGTGAACGCCATTGAAAAGCAAAAGTACGATCCGAGTTTATCGCTGGCGTTTAAAGTGGCGGCGGTTTTTGAATGCACCATTGAGGCGGTGTTCAGCCCGGATCCTTAA
- a CDS encoding Lrp/AsnC family transcriptional regulator: MNNLELDRTDIAILRALQSNGRLSNVDLADQVHLSPPATLTRVRRLEQAGFIEGYCALLSREKLGHDNLALIEIALELHQHERIAEVLSQLVQMPEVMECYHVTGEYDYMLKVSVANTRALDGFISSRLIPLPGIARIHTSIVLKELKATTQIQLPDIT, encoded by the coding sequence ATGAACAATTTGGAGTTGGATCGCACAGATATCGCAATCCTGCGCGCGCTGCAGAGCAATGGCCGCTTGAGCAATGTAGATCTGGCCGATCAGGTGCACCTATCGCCGCCGGCCACCCTCACCCGGGTGCGCAGGCTGGAGCAGGCGGGCTTCATTGAAGGCTATTGCGCGCTGTTAAGCCGCGAAAAGCTGGGCCACGACAACCTGGCACTCATAGAGATTGCCCTTGAATTGCACCAGCACGAACGCATTGCCGAGGTGCTATCGCAGCTAGTGCAAATGCCGGAGGTCATGGAGTGCTACCACGTTACCGGCGAGTACGACTACATGCTCAAGGTATCGGTGGCCAACACCCGCGCGCTCGACGGTTTTATTTCCAGCCGCCTGATTCCGCTGCCGGGCATTGCGCGCATCCACACCAGCATTGTGCTGAAAGAGCTGAAGGCCACCACCCAGATTCAGCTGCCAGACATAACTTAG
- a CDS encoding PLP-dependent aspartate aminotransferase family protein produces MWKSEHIETNTIHGGKTRQGEFGPLATPIYQTSTFVFDSVEQGAERFAGEAAGHIYSRLGNPTVDELEARMALLENTEAAAAFGSGMGAVSAAVLGLLKQGDHLVTSHRLYGCTFALFNHQLPAFGIEVSFVDLADAQAVKAAIRPNTKVIYGETPINPCLSVANLDDIAAIAKAHKLVSIIDNTFMSPVLQQPAKHGIDIVLHSATKFLNGHGDVVAGILCGPKDLIDQIKMTTRKDMGAIISPHDAWLIIRGLKTLHLRVARHNENAQKLAEFLSQHPMVAKVDYPGLPGHPGFALLGKQMHGGGGVLAFELKGNFDQAVTFMNQLQMCKRAVSLGDAETLIQHPASMTHSTYEPEELAAAGIPRTLIRLAAGLEHLDDIVADLSQALQAAAAHEKAA; encoded by the coding sequence ATGTGGAAATCTGAACACATTGAAACCAACACCATTCACGGCGGCAAAACCCGCCAGGGCGAGTTCGGCCCGCTGGCCACGCCCATCTACCAAACCTCCACCTTTGTGTTCGATTCCGTAGAGCAAGGCGCTGAGCGTTTTGCCGGTGAGGCCGCAGGCCACATTTACTCGCGCCTGGGCAACCCCACAGTGGATGAGCTGGAAGCGCGCATGGCGCTGTTGGAAAACACCGAAGCCGCAGCCGCCTTTGGCTCGGGCATGGGCGCGGTATCGGCAGCGGTGCTGGGTTTATTGAAACAAGGCGATCACCTGGTCACCTCGCACCGGTTATACGGCTGCACGTTTGCACTGTTCAACCACCAACTGCCCGCCTTTGGTATTGAGGTGAGCTTTGTAGACCTGGCTGATGCCCAAGCAGTAAAAGCCGCCATTCGCCCGAACACCAAAGTAATTTACGGCGAAACGCCCATCAACCCTTGTTTATCTGTGGCGAATCTTGACGACATTGCCGCCATTGCCAAGGCCCACAAGCTCGTGAGCATTATCGACAACACCTTTATGTCGCCTGTGCTGCAGCAACCGGCCAAGCACGGCATAGATATTGTGCTGCACTCGGCTACCAAATTTTTAAACGGCCACGGCGATGTAGTAGCCGGTATTTTATGCGGCCCGAAGGATTTGATTGACCAAATCAAGATGACCACCCGCAAAGACATGGGCGCGATCATCAGCCCGCACGATGCCTGGCTGATTATCCGGGGCCTGAAAACCTTGCACCTGCGCGTTGCCCGCCACAATGAAAACGCCCAAAAACTGGCAGAGTTTTTAAGCCAGCACCCGATGGTGGCCAAGGTAGACTACCCGGGCCTGCCCGGTCACCCGGGCTTTGCACTCCTAGGCAAACAAATGCACGGGGGTGGCGGTGTGCTGGCGTTTGAGCTGAAAGGCAACTTTGATCAGGCCGTTACATTTATGAACCAGCTGCAAATGTGCAAGCGCGCCGTCAGCCTGGGCGATGCCGAAACATTGATTCAACACCCGGCCTCCATGACCCACTCAACCTACGAGCCGGAAGAACTGGCAGCGGCGGGCATTCCACGCACATTGATTCGCCTGGCCGCAGGCCTTGAGCATCTAGACGACATAGTGGCGGATTTATCACAGGCGCTGCAGGCCGCCGCTGCGCACGAAAAAGCGGCTTAA
- a CDS encoding AI-2E family transporter, whose amino-acid sequence MNAPLPTLPPGQELIVQPARRPRKWLKPVQFYLALLATLYTLYFAKVILLPIVLAAFIALFSSPTVARLERIGVPRMLGTMGVLVTIVSGIAGAALLFTDPAQQWWHKLPEVMENLSNGVIEATQASAGSAMQDINNALNDQAQQSEFRHTTILSLLQSLASATPTVLTQILVTLFLAYFFMVYGQQLLLNWVQIKNSFSDKRRAVELIHAMQADLSTYISTITLINIALGLTVGCVFYMLGVEDPFLWGALAGALNFAPYLGPMLSATAFSLVAYLQFQSLQFALLIPAVYLCINLLESQFVTPTLLGRTLDLNPLVVFLWLVVWGWLWGGFGMLVGVPLLVCVSIYLEQTGAIGPWYRLLKQAH is encoded by the coding sequence ATGAACGCACCGCTACCCACCTTGCCACCCGGCCAAGAACTGATTGTGCAACCCGCCAGGCGCCCGCGCAAATGGCTGAAGCCTGTGCAGTTTTATTTGGCGCTGCTCGCCACACTTTATACGTTATATTTCGCCAAGGTAATCTTGCTGCCCATTGTGCTGGCAGCATTTATTGCGTTATTTAGCAGCCCGACGGTAGCAAGGCTTGAGCGTATAGGCGTGCCGCGCATGCTGGGCACAATGGGCGTACTAGTGACGATTGTTTCAGGCATTGCCGGCGCGGCACTGCTATTTACCGACCCCGCGCAGCAGTGGTGGCACAAGCTGCCGGAGGTGATGGAGAATCTTTCCAATGGCGTTATTGAAGCCACCCAAGCCAGCGCCGGCAGCGCCATGCAAGACATCAACAACGCACTCAACGATCAAGCCCAGCAAAGTGAATTCCGCCACACCACTATTTTGTCGCTGCTGCAATCCTTAGCCAGCGCCACTCCCACTGTGCTCACGCAAATATTGGTGACGCTTTTTCTGGCCTATTTTTTTATGGTGTATGGCCAGCAGTTGCTGCTCAATTGGGTGCAAATAAAAAACAGTTTTTCAGATAAGCGCCGTGCCGTTGAATTAATTCACGCTATGCAGGCAGATTTATCCACCTACATTTCAACCATCACGCTCATAAACATCGCGCTGGGTCTAACTGTGGGCTGTGTGTTTTACATGCTCGGTGTTGAAGATCCATTCCTGTGGGGCGCACTTGCCGGCGCACTTAACTTCGCGCCCTATCTAGGGCCCATGTTATCGGCTACGGCCTTTAGCCTGGTGGCTTACCTGCAGTTTCAATCGCTGCAGTTTGCGCTGCTGATTCCGGCGGTGTATTTGTGCATTAATTTACTGGAGAGCCAATTTGTTACGCCAACGCTACTGGGCCGTACACTGGATTTAAATCCGCTGGTGGTTTTTCTGTGGCTGGTGGTATGGGGCTGGCTATGGGGCGGCTTCGGTATGTTAGTGGGCGTGCCACTGCTTGTGTGCGTGAGTATTTATCTGGAACAAACCGGCGCCATAGGGCCCTGGTACCGGCTGCTCAAGCAAGCGCACTAG
- a CDS encoding GGDEF domain-containing protein, producing the protein MASSQPLSSVLDDSLQLRLRLWRDVVKRARPGIMLYPMLWLVISYSTQLMATRPVFSWAMMALLVATSALRWVNSRALGRAIVANFRWWQLGLYAGVLAHSIIWGSLFAYSLTMGQAEFLFLMAFSSAGMVAGGSNSFSPVKALSYSYILTFILPSFFVSVWALDSWGEAALIATYVFYMLNLARQQHREYWRSLKNELTLEKQSRTDALTSLSNRRYFDEKLNELCHLSSRDHVQLAVLVVDCDHFKEINDQYGHDFGDECLRQLGGLLTESLPRATDVCARYGGEEFSIILAGTDLAGAQKVAERIRARVAEHEVRYRGQATHITVSIGLTSERLEKYRPELPEQLFKRADVALYRAKRAGRNCVRSADIQYAGAEQLDAEASV; encoded by the coding sequence ATGGCGTCCAGTCAACCGCTTTCCTCAGTGCTAGACGATTCACTGCAACTGCGCTTGCGGCTGTGGCGCGATGTGGTTAAGCGGGCAAGGCCGGGCATTATGCTTTACCCGATGTTGTGGCTGGTAATCAGCTATAGCACCCAACTCATGGCAACACGTCCGGTATTTTCCTGGGCCATGATGGCGCTGTTGGTGGCCACCAGTGCGCTGCGCTGGGTTAATTCTCGTGCCTTAGGTCGCGCCATTGTTGCCAACTTCCGGTGGTGGCAGCTGGGGCTTTATGCAGGAGTGCTGGCCCACAGTATTATCTGGGGCAGCCTGTTTGCATACTCGCTCACCATGGGGCAGGCGGAATTTTTATTTTTAATGGCCTTTTCCAGTGCCGGCATGGTGGCGGGCGGCTCAAACAGTTTTTCGCCGGTTAAGGCCTTATCTTACAGTTATATTCTCACCTTTATTTTGCCTTCATTTTTTGTGAGTGTGTGGGCGCTCGACTCCTGGGGCGAGGCTGCATTAATTGCAACCTATGTCTTTTACATGCTGAACCTCGCGCGCCAGCAACACCGTGAATACTGGCGCTCACTCAAAAACGAATTAACCCTTGAAAAGCAAAGCCGCACCGATGCACTCACCTCCCTAAGCAATCGCCGTTACTTCGATGAAAAGCTCAATGAGCTGTGCCATTTATCCTCGCGCGATCACGTGCAGCTTGCCGTACTGGTAGTAGACTGCGACCACTTCAAAGAAATAAACGATCAATACGGTCACGACTTCGGTGATGAATGCCTGCGTCAATTAGGTGGCCTGTTGACTGAATCTCTGCCGCGCGCAACCGATGTGTGCGCGCGCTACGGCGGGGAGGAGTTCAGCATTATTTTAGCGGGCACAGATTTAGCCGGCGCACAAAAAGTGGCCGAGCGCATTCGCGCGCGGGTGGCCGAACATGAAGTGCGCTACCGGGGCCAGGCCACACACATTACCGTGAGTATTGGGCTCACCAGCGAGCGGTTGGAAAAGTACCGGCCAGAGTTGCCGGAGCAGTTGTTCAAGCGCGCCGACGTAGCCCTGTATCGTGCCAAGCGAGCCGGCCGCAATTGCGTGCGCAGCGCCGATATCCAGTATGCCGGTGCCGAGCAACTGGATGCCGAAGCCAGTGTCTAG